A part of Deltaproteobacteria bacterium genomic DNA contains:
- a CDS encoding glycoside hydrolase family 55 protein → MADHRIMYNEEMVGAEHPAKADTLNRLVLIEHSEDGTHKGTNVYADLMAKGPWVDVRAFGAADDGTDDSEAIQDAVDHMESLGGGLVRLGRNHGVLSSVVIPVGVDVVGHGRGTTISILAGASLNGGFVFLVNSTDASGWTTSYPNVPSNRLGNFKIKNDNHATVTGRGIFVASSAEIFDIRTDNLHQSIKTTSQYLDLLTIRRIFCAYARGTDYQIQIANLGDGLDISQVVFIDSSGTQPEAYGIYVTGCNGGQIRNIIGGYHKIQDSVGIVCSGWHDEAEDMEQLVIENSSVVLDGMYLWAGSAPRIKLLATSDHQHMISMRGVNFVVNHDDMPGSYDQYDLQTHPNYLVTVENCGKLATKKGQIALADVGGMLVKDSAGSAISAWNSYSHLLSKRGVIGYRETPELDHALDCGSGSIYAISTLQANSTITWGEATGTYYYRLQLLYDPVRMVGMNDSSGELNLALTTDGSGALMVVTFGGRKRNAVLRVYRGTSAGSYDKYADIPLLAIERLYDDGFYVNGYPWQPRTAGGVDALFADPVSMKWAGPLLEMRGLASNPITGTWKTSDIIYAAAPSGGGKVGRICISAGTPGTWKTWGAIDL, encoded by the coding sequence ATGGCAGACCATCGCATAATGTATAACGAGGAGATGGTGGGGGCGGAGCACCCCGCAAAGGCCGATACACTCAACAGGCTGGTTCTCATCGAGCACAGCGAGGACGGGACGCATAAGGGCACGAACGTCTATGCCGACCTCATGGCCAAAGGTCCCTGGGTTGACGTGCGGGCCTTCGGGGCCGCCGACGACGGGACGGACGACAGCGAAGCCATTCAGGATGCAGTTGATCATATGGAGAGCCTGGGCGGCGGACTCGTGCGCCTGGGAAGGAATCACGGGGTCTTAAGCTCTGTAGTCATTCCTGTGGGAGTGGACGTAGTAGGGCACGGCAGAGGCACAACCATTTCCATACTCGCCGGGGCTTCTCTTAATGGCGGGTTCGTTTTCCTCGTAAACAGCACCGATGCCTCGGGGTGGACTACAAGCTACCCCAATGTGCCGTCAAACCGCCTCGGTAATTTCAAGATAAAGAACGATAACCATGCCACCGTGACTGGCAGGGGCATATTCGTCGCTTCAAGCGCGGAGATATTCGATATTCGCACCGATAACCTCCATCAATCCATAAAGACAACCTCTCAATATCTCGATCTCCTGACCATCAGGCGCATCTTTTGCGCTTACGCAAGGGGGACTGATTATCAGATTCAGATTGCGAACCTGGGGGACGGGCTCGACATATCGCAAGTCGTTTTCATCGATTCATCGGGAACGCAGCCGGAAGCATACGGGATATACGTGACCGGGTGCAACGGCGGGCAGATACGGAACATCATCGGTGGATATCACAAGATTCAGGACAGCGTGGGTATCGTCTGCTCTGGCTGGCACGACGAGGCAGAGGATATGGAGCAGCTGGTCATTGAGAATAGTTCCGTCGTCCTCGATGGAATGTACCTCTGGGCAGGGAGCGCGCCGAGGATTAAGCTCCTTGCTACCTCAGACCACCAGCATATGATTTCCATGCGGGGCGTGAACTTCGTCGTCAACCATGATGACATGCCGGGGTCTTATGACCAGTACGACTTGCAGACTCACCCGAATTATCTGGTTACGGTCGAGAACTGCGGGAAGCTGGCGACCAAGAAAGGACAGATAGCTCTTGCGGACGTAGGAGGTATGCTCGTCAAGGACAGTGCCGGCTCCGCCATATCGGCGTGGAACAGTTACTCCCACCTTCTTAGTAAGAGAGGGGTCATTGGGTATCGAGAGACCCCTGAGCTTGACCACGCTCTCGATTGCGGGAGCGGCAGTATTTACGCAATAAGCACGCTTCAGGCCAACTCCACAATTACATGGGGTGAGGCGACCGGGACATATTACTACCGGCTTCAGCTCCTATATGACCCGGTCCGGATGGTAGGCATGAACGATTCAAGCGGCGAATTGAACCTTGCGCTTACCACGGACGGGAGCGGCGCGTTGATGGTGGTTACTTTCGGAGGCCGGAAACGGAACGCCGTCTTGAGGGTCTACAGGGGGACCTCTGCGGGAAGTTACGATAAATACGCTGATATCCCGCTCCTGGCCATAGAGCGGCTTTATGATGACGGTTTTTATGTCAACGGCTATCCCTGGCAGCCTCGCACGGCAGGCGGAGTTGATGCTCTGTTTGCGGACCCGGTCTCGATGAAGTGGGCCGGGCCGCTGCTTGAAATGAGAGGGCTTGCCTCTAACCCGATTACCGGGACTTGGAAAACCTCGGATATCATCTACGCCGCCGCGCCATCAGGGGGCGGAAAGGTCGGGAGGATATGCATTAGCGCAGGTACACCAGGGACATGGAAGACCTGGGGAGCTATCGATCTATAA
- a CDS encoding discoidin domain-containing protein, producing MAGWAKIKFFWKNMLGSEGSTLSASSTFSGFDVAYISNMMETNMWIAADAAGPHYITFDAGAGNSEEADYLAVSGHNLSTTGARISLQYSIDGEVYDDALAPFTPPSDRSFVREFTNPGAYRYWRLVIEDATAAPCIAIAAWGTGTELDYATASYDPHEEETKASVNLSQGGYLAGTHAHYIERSISLRFDDADPALYEKIAEWRSLNGLKNFFVMWEPSGHPEEVFLMRPEPRFSNPLKHGGKSRDISLNLTGRKE from the coding sequence ATGGCGGGCTGGGCGAAAATAAAGTTCTTCTGGAAAAACATGCTGGGCAGCGAGGGATCGACATTGAGCGCGAGCTCCACGTTTTCCGGTTTCGATGTGGCATACATATCGAACATGATGGAGACGAATATGTGGATAGCAGCCGATGCCGCGGGGCCGCATTACATAACATTCGACGCAGGCGCCGGAAATTCGGAAGAGGCCGATTACCTGGCAGTATCCGGGCATAACCTCTCGACAACCGGGGCGCGCATTTCGCTTCAGTACTCGATCGACGGCGAGGTCTATGATGATGCCCTCGCCCCTTTCACCCCTCCATCGGACAGATCGTTCGTAAGGGAATTCACAAACCCAGGGGCATACAGGTACTGGAGGCTCGTAATCGAGGACGCGACCGCGGCCCCCTGCATTGCAATTGCAGCCTGGGGAACGGGGACCGAGCTTGACTACGCGACTGCCTCGTATGACCCACATGAGGAGGAGACGAAGGCGAGCGTTAATCTCAGTCAGGGGGGATACCTCGCCGGGACGCACGCGCATTACATCGAAAGGTCGATATCACTGAGGTTCGATGACGCAGACCCGGCACTGTACGAAAAAATAGCCGAGTGGCGGTCTTTGAACGGGCTGAAGAATTTTTTTGTCATGTGGGAGCCTTCCGGTCATCCTGAGGAGGTATTCCTTATGAGGCCTGAGCCGAGGTTCTCAAACCCTCTGAAGCATGGCGGGAAGAGCAGGGACATAAGCCTGAACCTTACCGGGAGAAAGGAATAA
- a CDS encoding phage major capsid protein, with protein MANEVTTAAGSAGELVAAEIVSRLVIDAAYAEAVMPPLVRVADISGESTLSVEFPKWPLLMAADLTEATDMSNTAVNTTSTLITADEAGILITVSDMLLNGAGLGGLEPFAEELGKALANKIDADLLSSAASFTSSVGTSGADMDESHFLSAVYKLELGNAKGPFVAVLHPYQVSNLRTAIAASTGAVWGGPSVPAQEVGSLGTLYGVDIVQSTNCASINLDADRLGVMMPMGNQSGLAYVLKTGAKTEFQRDASLRATEIVVTALYGHGCVNTASGGGVKIISKHE; from the coding sequence ATGGCAAATGAAGTGACAACGGCCGCAGGGTCAGCAGGCGAGCTGGTGGCCGCAGAGATAGTATCGAGACTCGTGATAGACGCCGCTTACGCCGAGGCGGTGATGCCGCCGCTCGTAAGGGTCGCGGACATAAGCGGGGAATCAACGCTCTCGGTCGAGTTCCCGAAGTGGCCGCTCCTCATGGCCGCCGACTTGACCGAAGCGACGGATATGAGCAATACGGCGGTAAACACCACCTCGACGCTCATCACCGCCGACGAGGCCGGCATCCTCATTACGGTTTCCGACATGCTCCTTAACGGGGCCGGTCTCGGCGGCCTCGAGCCCTTCGCTGAAGAGCTCGGAAAGGCGCTCGCGAACAAGATAGACGCGGATCTCCTTTCGAGCGCGGCCAGCTTCACGAGCTCGGTCGGGACCTCGGGCGCTGACATGGACGAGTCGCATTTCCTCTCGGCCGTCTATAAGCTCGAGCTGGGGAACGCGAAGGGCCCGTTCGTCGCGGTGCTCCACCCCTACCAGGTCAGTAATCTCAGGACTGCGATAGCGGCCTCGACAGGCGCGGTCTGGGGAGGCCCCTCGGTGCCTGCTCAGGAGGTCGGCTCGCTCGGCACCCTCTACGGGGTGGATATAGTGCAGTCCACGAACTGCGCGTCGATAAACCTGGACGCGGACAGGCTCGGGGTGATGATGCCCATGGGGAACCAGTCGGGCCTGGCCTATGTGCTTAAGACCGGGGCCAAGACCGAGTTCCAGAGGGACGCTTCGCTTCGCGCAACGGAAATAGTCGTGACCGCGCTCTACGGCCATGGGTGCGTAAATACCGCATCAGGCGGCGGCGTGAAGATAATAAGCAAGCACGAATAA
- a CDS encoding DUF4055 domain-containing protein — MTHEELERTHPLYAGHIDEWLFYIRSYFGGRMYKTGDYLLQHPFESAANYARRKETSYYYNYCGPIIDIFVSHLFRKDAVRDFGSLAGDRLFHMFLADADLEGNNFKSFMREAQRFASVYGRVSIIVDKSQTLAVTRAEAEDFGIRPYLALVTPENLLDWSYIRLPYSGRPVLDSVKIREAADTFRVWNREGWELWQAREGEAALLDAGWHGLGEVPLVSLYNKQSGTRMAGISDIQDIADINRNIYYLCSDAREIIENTAFPMLAVPYSRGEAGERELGPRNILQFDPAEPNSRPYWLEAPHSSLSEIREWVRHDIDEIYRIAKLGGVKSAEDYGSVRSGVALELEYQQLYSTLSEKADNIEQAETRVLELWAKWEGRKFDGHIDYPDDFSVRDLDRELQNALKAQTALVGSETFRKELQKRIAHSVLPKTGEEVLSKIYDEIEKGGAPATA, encoded by the coding sequence ATGACCCACGAGGAGCTTGAAAGGACACATCCGCTTTATGCCGGGCACATAGACGAGTGGCTCTTCTATATCCGTTCCTACTTCGGGGGGAGGATGTACAAGACGGGCGACTACCTCCTGCAGCATCCTTTCGAGAGCGCGGCAAATTACGCCCGGCGGAAGGAGACGAGCTACTATTACAACTATTGCGGCCCGATAATCGATATCTTCGTCTCCCACCTCTTCAGGAAGGACGCCGTAAGGGATTTCGGTTCGCTTGCCGGAGACAGGCTTTTCCATATGTTCCTGGCCGACGCCGACCTCGAAGGAAATAATTTCAAGTCGTTCATGAGAGAGGCGCAGAGGTTCGCGAGCGTGTACGGCAGGGTTTCTATAATTGTCGACAAGTCGCAGACCCTGGCCGTGACCCGGGCCGAGGCCGAGGACTTCGGCATAAGGCCCTATCTCGCGCTCGTTACGCCGGAAAACCTCCTTGACTGGTCATACATAAGGCTCCCGTACTCAGGGAGGCCGGTCCTCGACAGCGTGAAGATAAGGGAGGCCGCGGATACTTTCAGGGTCTGGAACAGGGAGGGCTGGGAGCTCTGGCAGGCACGGGAAGGCGAGGCTGCGCTCCTGGATGCGGGCTGGCACGGGCTCGGTGAGGTGCCGCTAGTGAGCCTCTATAACAAGCAGTCCGGCACGCGGATGGCGGGCATATCCGATATCCAGGACATAGCCGACATAAACAGGAACATCTATTACCTCTGCAGCGACGCGAGGGAGATTATCGAGAACACGGCCTTCCCCATGCTGGCCGTCCCGTATTCGCGCGGGGAAGCGGGTGAGAGGGAGCTCGGTCCCAGGAACATACTCCAGTTCGACCCTGCAGAGCCGAACTCCAGGCCGTACTGGCTCGAGGCCCCGCATTCGTCTCTTTCCGAGATAAGGGAATGGGTCAGGCACGACATTGACGAGATATACAGGATCGCGAAGCTGGGGGGCGTTAAATCCGCAGAGGACTACGGGAGCGTGCGCTCTGGGGTGGCCCTTGAGCTCGAATACCAGCAGCTGTATTCAACCTTGAGCGAAAAGGCCGATAATATCGAGCAGGCCGAGACGAGGGTCCTGGAGCTATGGGCCAAGTGGGAAGGAAGGAAGTTCGATGGACACATAGACTATCCGGATGATTTCTCGGTTAGGGACCTTGACAGGGAGCTTCAGAACGCCCTGAAGGCTCAGACAGCCCTTGTCGGCTCGGAGACCTTCAGGAAGGAGCTGCAGAAGAGGATCGCGCATTCGGTCCTCCCCAAGACAGGCGAAGAGGTGCTATCGAAGATATACGACGAGATCGAAAAAGGCGGCGCGCCTGCAACAGCTTAA